The Zalophus californianus isolate mZalCal1 chromosome 7, mZalCal1.pri.v2, whole genome shotgun sequence genome includes a region encoding these proteins:
- the LOC113926253 gene encoding 40S ribosomal protein S3a-like isoform X2, producing the protein MAVSKNKRLTKGGKKGAKKKVVDPFSKKDWYDVKAPAMFNIRNIGKTLVTRTQGTKIASDGLKGRVFQVSLADLQNDEVAFRKKMMEIMTREVQTNDLKEVVNKLIPDSIRKDTEKACQSIYPLHDVFIRKVKMLKEPKFELGKLMELHGEGSSSGKTTGDETSAKVERADGYEPPVQESV; encoded by the exons ATGGCGGTCAGCAAGAACAAGCGCCTTACGAAAGGCGGCAAAAAGGGAGCCAAGAAGAAGGTGGTTGATccattttctaagaaagattGGTATGATGTGAAAGCACCAGCTATgttcaatataagaaatattggaaaaacaTTAGTCACAAGAACTCAAGGAACCAAAATCGCATCTGATGGCCTCAAGGGTCGGGTTTTTCAAGTGAGCCTTGCTGATTTGCAGAATGATGAAGttgcat TTCGGAAAAAGATGATGGAAATCATGACCCGAGAGGTGCAAACAAATGACTTGAAAGAAGTGGTCAATAAATTGATTCCAGACAGCATcagaaaagatacagaaaaggctTGTCAGTCTATTTATCCACTTCATGATGTCTtcattagaaaagtaaaaatgctgaagGAGCCCAAGTTTGAATTGGGAAAGCTCATGGAGCTTCATGGTGAAGGTAGTAGTTCTGGAAAAACTACTGGGGATGAGACCAGTGCTAAAGTTGAACGAGCTGATGGATATGAGCCACCAGTCCAAGAATCTGTttaa
- the LOC113926253 gene encoding 40S ribosomal protein S3a-like isoform X1, whose protein sequence is MAVSKNKRLTKGGKKGAKKKVVDPFSKKDWYDVKAPAMFNIRNIGKTLVTRTQGTKIASDGLKGRVFQVSLADLQNDEVAFRKFKLITEDVQGKNCLTNFHGMDLTRDKMCSMVKKWQTMIEAHVDVKTTDGYLLRLFCVGFTKKCNNQIRKTSYAQHQQVHQIRKKMMEIMTREVQTNDLKEVVNKLIPDSIRKDTEKACQSIYPLHDVFIRKVKMLKEPKFELGKLMELHGEGSSSGKTTGDETSAKVERADGYEPPVQESV, encoded by the coding sequence ATGGCGGTCAGCAAGAACAAGCGCCTTACGAAAGGCGGCAAAAAGGGAGCCAAGAAGAAGGTGGTTGATccattttctaagaaagattGGTATGATGTGAAAGCACCAGCTATgttcaatataagaaatattggaaaaacaTTAGTCACAAGAACTCAAGGAACCAAAATCGCATCTGATGGCCTCAAGGGTCGGGTTTTTCAAGTGAGCCTTGCTGATTTGCAGAATGATGAAGttgcatttagaaaattcaagCTAATTACTGAGGATGTTCAGGGCAAAAACTGCCTGACTAATTTCCATGGCATGGATCTTACCCGTGACAAAATGTGCTCCATGGTCAAAAAATGGCAGACCATGATCGAAGCTCATGTTGATGTCAAGACTACTGATGGTTATTTGCTTCGTctattttgtgttggttttactAAAAAATGCAATAATCAGATTCGGAAGACTTCTTATGCTCAGCACCAACAGGTTCATCAAATTCGGAAAAAGATGATGGAAATCATGACCCGAGAGGTGCAAACAAATGACTTGAAAGAAGTGGTCAATAAATTGATTCCAGACAGCATcagaaaagatacagaaaaggctTGTCAGTCTATTTATCCACTTCATGATGTCTtcattagaaaagtaaaaatgctgaagGAGCCCAAGTTTGAATTGGGAAAGCTCATGGAGCTTCATGGTGAAGGTAGTAGTTCTGGAAAAACTACTGGGGATGAGACCAGTGCTAAAGTTGAACGAGCTGATGGATATGAGCCACCAGTCCAAGAATCTGTttaa